In Ipomoea triloba cultivar NCNSP0323 chromosome 7, ASM357664v1, a single genomic region encodes these proteins:
- the LOC116024462 gene encoding aldehyde oxidase GLOX yields MAFKNSCFHFFVTFIFIAVVFCASTLGNRSRSGTAVREYQIPPPSGAPLTSTAFNMPAAQPRTEQFSAWLPGGEWVLLHASVGVSAMHMQLMPDNKVVMFDRTDFGASNLSLPDGKCRDNDEVIARDCTAHSLLYDISSNTYRALMVQTNVWCSSGGLDPNGTLIQTGGYHGGDRRIRTFTPCNDDLCDWVELEQNLTIQRWYSSDHILPDGRFIIVGGRRAFSYEFFPKHPNTTNLAYQLRFLVETNDLKEENNLYPFLYLLPDGNLYIFANQRSIVLDYQNDRVLREFPPIPGEKRSYPATGSSVMLPLRLTGDSFPEVEILVCGGNKGGAYLKAEKTHVYEPASRTCGRMKITDPFPVWVMEDMPMGRVMGDMLILPVGDVIILNGAAKGTGGWENGEDPVLNPILYKPRERDPRKRFSVLTPTVIPRMYHSSAILLPDGRILVGGSNPHTKYNFTTERYPTELSLQSYAPPYLSPIYAYLRPSILSIEAGGGGNAVIYGERFAVTFTIAMLNPGGLAVTMIPPSFTTHSFAMNQRMLVLHAVSLQRLSVFAYKVTVDAPPTRNVAPPGYYMVFLVHQSVPGHSVWIRMHS; encoded by the coding sequence ATGGCGTTCAAGAATTCCTGTTTCCATTTCTTTGTCACCTTCATCTTCATTGCCGTCGTATTTTGTGCTTCAACTCTTGGCAACCGGAGTAGGTCCGGCACCGCCGTCCGTGAATACCAAATTCCGCCGCCGTCTGGAGCTCCGTTGACGTCCACTGCGTTCAACATGCCAGCGGCGCAACCAAGAACGGAGCAGTTTTCTGCATGGCTTCCGGGCGGCGAGTGGGTGCTTCTGCACGCTAGCGTCGGCGTCTCCGCCATGCACATGCAGCTCATGCCGGACAACAAGGTGGTGATGTTTGATCGGACGGACTTCGGAGCTTCAAATCTCTCCCTCCCTGACGGCAAGTGCCGCGATAACGACGAGGTTATTGCCCGGGACTGTACAGCGCATTCTCTTCTCTACGACATTTCGTCGAACACCTACCGTGCACTCATGGTGCAGACCAACGTCTGGTGCTCCTCCGGCGGGTTGGACCCCAAcggaaccctaatccaaaccggCGGATACCACGGCGGCGACCGGAGAATACGCACGTTCACTCCCTGCAACGACGATCTCTGCGATTGGGTTGAGCTCGAGCAGAATCTCACCATACAGCGATGGTACTCCTCCGATCACATTCTCCCCGACGGCCGTTTCATTATCGTCGGCGGCCGGCGAGCTTTCAGCTACGAATTCTTTCCGAAGCATCCAAACACAACGAATTTAGCTTATCAGCTTCGATTCTTGGTGGAAACAAATGAcctaaaagaagaaaacaatcTTTATCCGTTTTTGTATCTTTTACCGGACGGGAACTTGTATATCTTCGCCAATCAGCGTTCCATAGTTCTTGATTATCAAAACGACCGCGTTTTGCGAGAGTTCCCGCCGATTCCCGGCGAGAAAAGGTCGTATCCGGCGACCGGTTCGTCGGTAATGCTGCCGTTGCGTTTAACCGGAGATTCGTTTCCGGAGGTGGAGATTCTAGTCTGCGGCGGAAATAAAGGAGGCGCGTATCTTAAAGCGGAGAAAACGCACGTGTACGAGCCGGCTTCACGCACGTGCGGGCGGATGAAGATAACGGATCCGTTTCCGGTTTGGGTCATGGAGGATATGCCGATGGGTCGGGTCATGGGAGATATGTTAATATTACCCGTCGGTGATGTTATCATCCTCAACGGCGCGGCGAAGGGAACCGGCGGGTGGGAGAACGGTGAGGACCCGGTTTTGAACCCGATTCTGTACAAGCCACGTGAGCGTGACCCGAGGAAAAGATTCTCTGTGCTCACCCCCACTGTAATCCCAAGGATGTACCACTCATCCGCGATCCTCTTGCCAGATGGCAGGATCCTAGTGGGCGGGAGCAACCCGCACACGAAATACAATTTCACCACCGAAAGATACCCGACGGAGCTAAGTCTACAATCCTACGCGCCGCCGTATCTCTCCCCAATCTACGCCTACCTCCGCCCGTCGATCCTGTCAATCGAGGCCGGCGGCGGCGGAAACGCCGTGATTTACGGCGAGAGATTCGCCGTGACGTTCACGATCGCGATGCTCAATCCCGGCGGGCTCGCCGTGACGATGATCCCGCCGTCGTTCACCACTCACTCCTTCGCCATGAATCAGCGCATGTTAGTGCTGCACGCCGTTTCGCTGCAGCGGCTCTCGGTGTTCGCTTACAAGGTGACGGTGGACGCGCCGCCGACGCGTAACGTGGCGCCGCCGGGGTATTATATGGTGTTTTTGGTGCACCAGAGTGTTCCTGGACACAGTGTTTGGATTAGGATGCATTCTTGA
- the LOC116025895 gene encoding protein NRT1/ PTR FAMILY 4.6-like — protein MEVVESQPPSWKAYVDWRNRPALRGKHGGMFAASFVLGVEVLENLAFLANASNLVRYLTAYMHFPLAKSANAVTNFMGTAFFLALLGGFLSDAFFTTYHIYLISALVEFLGLVLLTVQARSDSLKPPKCNPAAPSGGPCSQVHGSQAAMLFAGLYLVALGVGGIKGSLPPHGAEQLDEDTAQGRKQRSTFFNYFVFCLSCGALIAVTLVVWVEDHKGWQWGFGISMMAILLSIPIFLSGSKFYRNKIPLGSPFTTICKVIVGALINSLVPRNSSNAIANMVTSPSLPIPTAAAAAKDVEPPQEPSESLKFLNNAVLNKPACNKLECTVEQVEDVKIVIKILPIFACTIMLNCCLAQLSTFSVQQAATMDTKIGSLKVPPASLPVFPVVFMMLLAPTYDHFIIPFMRRVTRTEMGISHLQRIGAGLVLSIAAMAVAAVVEVKRRRVAIGSGRSDSPDPLPISFLWIAFQYLFLGSADLFTLAGLMEFFFSEAPASMRSLATSLSWASLAMGYYLSSVIVSVVNRVTGNSTHRAWLSGENLNHYRLERFYWLMCVLSVLNFMHYMFWALRYKYRSRK, from the exons ATG GAAGTAGTGGAGAGCCAACCCCCGTCATGGAAGGCCTATGTGGATTGGAGAAATCGGCCCGCCCTTCGAGGCAAACATGGCGGCATGTTCGCCGCCTCCTTCGTTCTGG GCGTGGAGGTACTGGAGAATTTGGCGTTTTTGGCGAATGCGAGCAATCTGGTTAGGTACTTAACGGCGTACATGCATTTCCCGTTAGCGAAATCGGCTAACGCCGTCACGAACTTCATGGGAACCGCCTTCTTCCTCGCGCTTCTCGGTGGCTTTTTATCCGACGCTTTCTTCACTACTTATCACATCTACCTCATAAGTGCCCTCGTTGAATTCCTG GGTTTGGTTCTGCTGACGGTCCAAGCGCGGTCGGATTCCCTAAAGCCGCCGAAGTGCAATCCGGCGGCGCCCTCCGGCGGCCCATGCTCGCAAGTCCACGGCTCGCAAGCGGCGATGCTGTTCGCCGGGCTGTACCTGGTGGCGCTGGGCGTGGGCGGCATTAAGGGCTCCCTGCCACCGCACGGGGCGGAGCAGCTCGACGAAGACACCGCTCAGGGGAGAAAGCAGCGCTCCACTTTCTTCAACTACTTCGTCTTCTGCCTCTCCTGTGGGGCCCTCATCGCCGTCACGCTCGTGGTTTGGGTCGAGGATCATAAAGGTTGGCAATGGGGGTTTGGGATCTCCATGATGGCTATTCTTCTCTCCATTCCTATCTTCCTTTCTGGGTCCAAGTTTTACAGGAACAAGATTCCCCTTGGAAGTCCTTTCACAACCATATGCAAG GTTATTGTTGGTGCACTAATAAACTCCTTGGTGCCAAGAAACTCAAGCAACGCAATCGCCAACATGGTTACAAGCCCATCTCTGCCCATtcccaccgccgccgccgccgccaaagACGTCGAACCGCCGCAAGAGCCGTCGGAAAGTTTGAAATTCCTCAACAACGCCGTGCTAAACAAGCCGGCCTGTAATAAGCTCGAATGCACAGTAGAGCAAGTCGAAGACGTGAAAATCGTGATCAAAATCCTCCCAATCTTCGCCTGCACGATCATGCTGAATTGCTGCTTAGCGCAGCTCTCCACGTTCTCCGTTCAACAGGCGGCCACCATGGACACGAAGATCGGGTCTCTCAAAGTCCCGCCGGCGTCCCTCCCGGTTTTCCCGGTTGTTTTCATGATGCTCCTCGCGCCGACCTACGACCACTTCATAATCCCCTTCATGCGGCGCGTGACGCGCACGGAGATGGGGATCTCCCACCTCCAGCGCATCGGCGCGGGGCTCGTCCTCTCAATCGCCGCCATGGCCGTCGCCGCCGTCGTGGAAGTCAAGCGCCGCCGCGTCGCGATCGGGTCGGGTCGATCCGATTCGCCCGACCCGCTGCCGATTTCGTTCCTGTGGATCGCTTTCCAGTATCTCTTCCTCGGATCGGCGGATCTGTTCACGCTCGCCGGATTAATGGAGTTCTTCTTCTCCGAGGCGCCGGCGAGCATGAGATCGCTGGCGACGTCGCTGTCGTGGGCGTCGCTGGCGATGGGGTACTATCTAAGCTCGGTGATTGTGTCGGTGGTGAATAGAGTGACCGGAAATTCGACGCACCGGGCGTGGCTTTCCGGCGAGAATTTGAATCATTATCGCCTGGAGAGATTTTACTGGCTGATGTGCGTTCTGAGCGTTctgaattttatgcattatatgtTCTGGGCTTTGCGGTACAAGTACAGATCTcgcaagtaa
- the LOC116025486 gene encoding uncharacterized protein LOC116025486 encodes MNFLMMRSNQTAAPEPPPAQEIQAENNNVPKLSTSLDALIAEDPFQHPTSSENCSVEGYNHGNENGGAAGVNVKCNHVEVTEDEGWIVIPKKELPDNWSEAPDISSLRSMDRFFVFPGEQVKILACLSAYREDIEIITPFKVAALMNKNGVDQNSKSQNGSTVNATNPVSDGAKLNDGEYMNQNGTVKQGKYDLKKEASAGESLLRREDHRRQTESLLLRMKTSHFFARIAEPDEVLWTRRKATEDSSKMIGENVAADDLETQKTTKKKLSLSAAIDRGNFDAITSGGVARNAMKSCALPNGDIVVLLQVNVGVEFFRDPVLEILQFEKTQVRSLSGGQDSTYIDQDPCGELLKWVLPLDNSIPPAQPPSPQLNSSPTIRTTTTRSTSSPATGSQLFSFGNFRSYSMSSVPSNTIPPPSASTPNSKPNFDPEDWEQFSFQKAIKSEHNGTEGLLSFRGVSLEPERFSVHCGLEGIFMPGRRWRRKIEIIQPLEIKSFSANCNTDDLLCVQIKNVAPEHTPDVVLYLDAITIVYEEASQCGPPLSLPIACIEAGDDHCLPNLTLRRGEEHSFILKPAACSWKNSKGHSEKSSQLSHIKGGNIASASHQSSNIEGRNTASTADKYAILVSCGCNYTESKLFFKHPTSWRPRISRDLMISVASEMSKQTLVSDESGAQLPVQVLTLQASNLTSEDLTMTVRAPGSFTSPPSVLSLSSSPTSPLSPFLGSSEFTERLNNDKQAAAVQRLSSTSESKVHELKGHSRAVSFNEKAISLPNVLPTNDLGCTHLWLQSKVPLGCIPSQSTATIKLEVLPLTDGIITLNSLQIDVKEKGLTYIPEESLKIYATSSISTAMR; translated from the exons ATGAATTTTCTGATGATGCGGTCAAACCAGACTGCAGCTCCAGAGCCACCGCCTGCTCAGGAAATTCAGGCAGAGAACAATAACGTGCCAAAACTAAGTACTAGTTTAGATGCTCTGATTGCTGAAGATCCATTTCAGCATCCTACATCTTCTGAGAATTGCAGTGTAGAGGGCTATAACCACGGGAATGAAAACGGAGGTGCTGCTGGGGTGAATGTGAAGTGCAACCATGTTGAGGTTACTGAAGATGAAGGATGGATAGTTATTCCAAAAA aggagcttcctgataattgGAGTGAGGCACCTGATATATCTTCCTTGCGCTCAATGGATCGCTTCTTTGTTTTTCCTG GTGAACAAGTTAAAATACTAGCATGCTTGTCAGCATATAGAGAGGATATAGAGATTATTACACCATTTAAAGTTGCTGCACTTATGAACAAAAACGGGGTTGACCAAAACAGCAAGAGTCAAAATGGCAGTACTGTTAATGCGACTAATCCTGTTTCTGATGGAGCAAAACTAAATGATGGTGAGTATATGAATCAGAATGGTACTGTGAAACAGGGAAAATATGATCTTAAAAAAGAAGCTTCAGCTGGTGAATCTCTTCTGAGAAGGGAGGATCATAGGAGACAGACGGAATCCTTGCTGCTAAGAATGAAAACTTCACACTTCTTTGCTCGAATAGCTGAGCCAGATGAGGTACTGTGGACAAGAAGAAAAGCTACAGAAGATTCATCTAAGATGATTGGAGAAAATGTAGCAGCAGATGACTTAGAAACTCAAAAGACTACAAAAAAGAAACTCTCTCTAAGTGCTGCAATTGACAGGGGGAATTTTGATGCCATCACATCTGGAGGGGTGGCAAGAAATGCTATGAAGTCCTGTGCTCTTCCAAATGGAGATATAGTG GTACTTTTACAGGTAAATGTTGGTGTTGAATTTTTCAGAGACCCTGTACTGGAAATTCTCCAATTTGAGAAAACTCAAGTGAGAAGTTTATCTGGGGGTCAGGATTCAACTTACATAGATCAAGATCCTTGTGGTGAGCTCTTGAAGTGGGTGCTTCCGTTGGATAATTCTATTCCTCCAGCACAACCTCCATCCCCTCAACTAAATTCTAGTCCAACTATCCGCACTACAACCACAAGGTCCACTTCATCACCAGCAACTGGTTCTCAGCTTTTCTCTTTCGGGAACTTCAGAAGTTACTCCATGTCCTCAGTTCCATCAAATACCATACCGCCGCCATCTGCTTCAACTCCAAATTCCAAACCTAATTTTGATCCAGAAGATTGGGAACAATTTTCATTTCAGAAGGCAATCAAGAGTGAACATAATGGGACCGAAGGGCTTTTATCTTTTCGAGGTGTATCCTTGGAGCCTGAAAGATTTTCAGTTCATTGTGGTTTGGAAGGGATATTTATGCCAGGAAGGCGGTGGAGGaggaaaattgaaattattcaaCCATTAGAAATTAAGTCTTTTTCTGCTAACTGCAATACAGACGATCTCCTTTGTGTTCAAATAAAG AATGTTGCTCCAGAACATACACCAGATGTTGTTTTGTATTTAGATGCCATAACAATTGTTTATGAAGAGGCATCACAATGTGGGCCACCTTTATCATTACCGATTGCATGCATTGAAGCTGGGGATGATCATTGTTTACCAAATTTGACTCTCAG GAGAGGTGAGGAACACTCTTTTATTCTCAAACCAGCCGCTTGCAGTTGGAAAAACTCCAAGGGTCACAGTGAGAAAAGTTCACAGTTATCGCATATAAAAGGTGGAAATATAGCATCAGCATCACATCAGTCCTCAAACATTGAAGGGAGAAATACTGCTTCAACTGCTGATAAGTATGCTATTCTTGTATCATGTGGATGCAATTATACTG AATCTAAGTTGTTCTTCAAACATCCCACAAGCTGGCGACCACGCATCTCTAGGGATCTGATGATCTCCGTTGCATCTGAAATGTCAAAACAAACTCTAGTGTCTGATGAAAGTGGGGCTCAGCTTCCAGTTCAG GTCCTAACTCTTCAAGCATCAAACTTGACTTCTGAAGATTTGACAATGACAGTGCGTGCTCCAGGCTCCTTTACTTCTCCGCCTTCTGTGTTGTCATTGAGTTCTTCACCAACATCACCACTGAGCCCCTTTCTTGGTTCTTCTGAGTTCACTGAAAGATTGAATAATGACAAACAAGCTGCTGCTGTGCAGAGGCTCAGCTCAACGTCAGAGAGTAAAGTACATGAACTGAAAGGTCATTCAAGGGCAGTTTCATTTAATGAGAAGGCCATTTCCCTACCCAATGTACTTCCAACTAATGATTTGGGCTGCACGCACTTATGGTTGCAGAGTAAGGTTCCCTTGGG ATGCATTCCTTCTCAATCCACAGCAACAATCAAACTTGAGGTGCTTCCCTTGACAGATGGCATAATCACACTTAATTCCTTGCAGATTGATGTAAAGGAGAAAG GTCTCACGTATATACCTGAGGAGTCCCTGAAAATATATGCAACTTCGAGCATTTCCACTGCAATGAGGTGA